Proteins co-encoded in one Qingrenia yutianensis genomic window:
- a CDS encoding AAA family ATPase — translation MDNIAYRINELKTKIGELPVGYISKKNINGKTRYYHQWTEFGKIKSKYIKDGELETLQEQIELRRKLQKELKALEKEVPKMKNVPLTEFHTKVSAGESLMRMTESVRRYERRDCFKSIKKFLELPNEPRICVIYGLRRTGKTTMLFQTIQDMTAEDFSKTVYIKIEADDTMAGLNKDLQLLYDSGIRNVFIDEITLMSDFIDSSSLLSDVYAVMGMKIILSGTDSLGFWLAKNQELYDRAYSIHTTFIPFREYSRLLKKDDIDEYIRYGGTLRAGEIDFDDEDLLSEESAFRSDESTRRYIDTAISKNIQHSLVHCEDGGQFRHLYTLYEAGELTSAINRIIEDMNHRFILEVLTRDFKSNDLKLAAKNLRGEANPEKRTDILDDVDVEAVTQRLMDILEIRNSEDRKIGITKTHIEEIKEYLKALDLIYYTSVETTIPGAAPYDNIVFTQPGMRYCQAQALVHSLMKDSLFSAQSEQMKELVTNRILDEVKGRMLEDIVLMETAKKLNPKRYKVFKLKFAAGEFDMVIYDREKNVCGIYEIKHSDKSDANQYRHLADADKCEQTERRFGQIVSKAVLYRGESFETENGIAYRNVEEYLKNDIVDFSLEQAMDNDIQNGMDLI, via the coding sequence ATGGATAACATTGCATACAGAATCAATGAACTTAAAACCAAAATCGGTGAACTGCCTGTCGGGTATATATCAAAGAAAAATATAAACGGAAAAACACGGTATTATCATCAGTGGACAGAGTTTGGTAAGATAAAAAGCAAATATATTAAAGACGGAGAGCTTGAAACACTGCAAGAGCAGATAGAACTGCGGAGAAAATTGCAGAAAGAGCTGAAGGCTCTTGAAAAGGAGGTGCCGAAGATGAAAAATGTGCCTTTAACGGAATTTCACACAAAGGTGTCGGCAGGCGAAAGTCTTATGCGGATGACGGAATCGGTCAGGCGATATGAACGGCGTGACTGCTTCAAAAGTATTAAAAAATTTCTGGAATTGCCGAATGAACCGAGAATATGCGTCATATACGGTTTGAGAAGAACTGGTAAAACAACAATGCTGTTTCAGACGATACAGGATATGACGGCAGAGGATTTCTCAAAAACCGTATATATAAAAATCGAAGCCGATGATACAATGGCGGGGCTGAATAAAGATTTGCAATTGCTCTATGACAGTGGGATAAGAAATGTGTTCATAGATGAAATAACGCTGATGAGCGACTTCATAGACTCGTCCTCACTTTTATCGGATGTGTATGCGGTCATGGGTATGAAAATCATACTGTCGGGTACCGACTCGCTGGGATTCTGGCTTGCAAAAAATCAGGAGCTTTATGACAGAGCATACAGTATCCATACAACCTTTATACCGTTTCGTGAATATTCAAGACTTCTTAAAAAGGACGATATAGATGAATATATCCGATACGGGGGAACGCTCCGTGCAGGCGAAATTGATTTTGACGATGAGGATTTGCTCTCGGAGGAATCGGCATTCCGCAGTGATGAATCGACAAGGAGATACATCGATACGGCGATCAGCAAGAACATACAGCACTCGCTTGTACACTGTGAAGACGGCGGACAGTTTCGGCATCTGTACACATTATATGAAGCAGGTGAGCTGACAAGCGCTATCAACAGAATAATCGAGGATATGAACCACAGATTTATACTCGAAGTTCTGACAAGAGATTTTAAGTCAAATGATTTGAAGCTTGCGGCAAAAAATCTGCGCGGCGAGGCAAATCCCGAAAAGAGGACGGATATACTTGATGATGTTGATGTTGAAGCGGTAACTCAAAGGCTTATGGATATACTTGAAATCCGCAACAGTGAGGATAGGAAAATCGGTATAACCAAAACGCATATAGAGGAAATCAAAGAATATCTGAAAGCGCTTGACTTAATCTATTATACCTCGGTCGAAACAACAATTCCGGGGGCGGCACCTTATGATAACATAGTGTTTACACAGCCGGGAATGAGATACTGTCAGGCACAGGCGCTTGTTCATTCGCTGATGAAAGACAGTTTATTCAGCGCTCAGAGTGAGCAGATGAAAGAGCTTGTCACAAACCGTATTCTTGATGAAGTAAAGGGCAGAATGCTTGAAGATATCGTCCTTATGGAAACCGCAAAAAAATTGAATCCGAAAAGGTATAAGGTGTTTAAGCTGAAATTTGCGGCAGGAGAGTTCGATATGGTGATCTATGACCGTGAGAAAAATGTATGCGGAATTTATGAGATCAAACACAGTGATAAATCCGACGCAAACCAGTACAGGCATCTTGCAGACGCTGACAAGTGTGAGCAGACGGAGCGCAGGTTCGGGCAAATTGTGAGCAAAGCTGTGCTTTACAGAGGCGAGAGCTTTGAAACGGAAAACGGAATTGCATACCGAAATGTTGAAGAATATTTGAAAAACGATATTGTGGATTTCAGTCTTGAACAGGCTATGGACAACGACATACAAAACGGAATGGATCTGATATAA
- a CDS encoding recombinase family protein: MARKSRKNITAAQTKPENMPIYIRTAQYIRLSVEDSHNKGNSIENQKMILDDFITRNGNMRLAGVYIDNGATGTNFQRPEFQRMIEDIENGKIECVIAKDLSRLGRNSIDTGFYIDSYFPEKKVRFIAVNDNFDTDAPSNGDKMLLYIKNIINEAYALDIGKKIKTQAQQAMRDGQYVSARPKYGYLKDPNDCHKLIVNPETAPVVKLIFELFNGGMSINEICLQLNERQIPTPGAYGYQKGYITSRKSIGSGLWQTMTVRQILTHEIYTGKLVQGRSDSLAKKQTAVDKDEWIVVPNTHEAIISQDMFDKAQERMEQLKNKHSKLTVIPYTENIWKGKIFCGECGRALHRSRFSRVKTGFAYNISCLTNTRYKRDGCDNGSILEKDLLNVVITAIKSQASVLADRKNLIFYSLNDKKEIEAQQAELKNLRAYISKNRNFLNSLYENLVNGIITQEEYQEMRKSYGDKISDMMKKITEVENRRTELEKSYSRYCDLSNAVSDIVENNTLTKELIDKLISRIDIYKGKKVEITYSFDNEFESEAIANG, from the coding sequence ATGGCAAGAAAAAGCAGAAAAAATATCACTGCTGCACAGACAAAGCCGGAAAATATGCCTATATACATAAGAACAGCACAATATATAAGATTATCTGTTGAGGATAGTCATAACAAAGGTAATTCCATCGAAAATCAAAAGATGATACTTGATGATTTTATCACCCGAAACGGCAATATGCGGTTAGCCGGAGTGTATATTGACAACGGGGCGACAGGCACGAACTTTCAGCGACCGGAATTTCAACGAATGATTGAAGATATTGAAAACGGTAAAATAGAGTGCGTTATAGCGAAGGACTTATCAAGGCTTGGAAGAAACAGTATTGACACAGGCTTTTACATAGACAGTTACTTTCCCGAAAAGAAAGTACGGTTTATCGCCGTGAACGACAACTTTGATACGGACGCACCCTCAAACGGTGATAAAATGCTGTTGTATATTAAAAATATCATAAATGAAGCCTATGCTTTAGATATTGGAAAGAAAATCAAAACACAGGCACAGCAGGCGATGCGTGACGGTCAGTATGTGAGTGCAAGACCGAAATACGGTTATCTGAAAGATCCGAATGACTGTCATAAGCTAATCGTAAATCCCGAAACCGCACCCGTTGTCAAGCTGATATTTGAGCTTTTTAACGGCGGTATGTCAATAAACGAGATATGCTTGCAGCTTAACGAAAGGCAAATCCCAACACCGGGTGCATACGGCTATCAAAAGGGATATATAACCTCAAGAAAGAGTATCGGCAGCGGATTATGGCAAACTATGACCGTTCGGCAAATCTTAACACACGAAATATATACAGGCAAGCTCGTTCAAGGCAGAAGCGACAGCTTGGCTAAAAAGCAGACCGCCGTTGACAAAGATGAATGGATAGTTGTTCCGAACACGCACGAGGCTATTATTTCACAGGATATGTTTGATAAAGCACAGGAGCGTATGGAGCAGTTAAAAAATAAGCACAGCAAGCTAACCGTAATACCATACACCGAAAATATATGGAAAGGAAAAATTTTCTGCGGCGAGTGCGGCAGAGCGTTACATCGTTCAAGATTTTCAAGAGTAAAAACAGGTTTTGCATATAATATAAGCTGTCTTACAAATACAAGATATAAGCGTGACGGATGCGATAACGGCAGTATTCTTGAAAAGGATTTGCTCAATGTGGTTATAACCGCAATAAAATCGCAAGCGTCTGTACTTGCCGACAGAAAAAATCTGATATTCTATTCGCTGAATGATAAGAAAGAAATAGAAGCTCAACAGGCGGAATTAAAGAATTTAAGAGCTTACATATCAAAAAACCGGAATTTTCTGAACAGCTTATATGAAAACCTTGTAAACGGCATTATAACGCAAGAGGAATATCAAGAAATGCGTAAAAGCTACGGTGATAAAATCTCAGATATGATGAAAAAGATAACCGAGGTTGAGAACCGCCGCACAGAGCTTGAAAAAAGCTATAGCCGATATTGTGACCTGTCGAACGCCGTTTCGGATATTGTTGAAAACAACACGCTTACAAAAGAGCTTATAGACAAGCTGATTTCAAGAATAGATATTTACAAAGGCAAAAAAGTTGAAATAACATATAGCTTTGATAACGAATTTGAAAGCGAGGCGATAGCAAATGGATAG
- a CDS encoding prepilin peptidase: MLKLLLILCILILASVTDFRKREVPNIYIILIILTALIDFRASNMLGSVISVPFYFAQKDGKSMGGGDLKLAFALGFSLGLAKSLMTVIFGCIVFITAGAVCEIANGKKGKLFPFVPTLTAGYIITILMEVLA, from the coding sequence GTGTTAAAACTGCTTCTCATACTGTGTATTTTAATTCTTGCATCGGTAACGGACTTTAGGAAAAGGGAAGTTCCGAACATATACATCATACTGATAATACTTACGGCGCTGATAGATTTTCGGGCATCGAATATGCTCGGAAGTGTTATATCGGTGCCTTTTTATTTTGCCCAAAAAGACGGGAAAAGTATGGGCGGAGGCGACTTGAAACTCGCTTTCGCTCTCGGCTTTTCATTGGGACTTGCAAAATCTTTAATGACCGTTATATTCGGGTGCATTGTGTTTATCACGGCAGGAGCCGTATGTGAAATTGCAAACGGAAAGAAAGGAAAGCTCTTTCCGTTTGTTCCGACGCTTACGGCAGGATATATTATTACAATTTTAATGGAGGTATTAGCTTGA
- a CDS encoding recombinase family protein produces the protein MYNATKYLRLSYTSDRANESDSIANQRKYIDEFVKRNPDIKIVNEQVDDGYSGIVFDRPAFKAMLEDIKSGKINCIIVKDLSRLGREYNETFTYLRRVFPALGVRFIAINDNIDTAKEAVTGDISVSFKGVMNDEYCRDISVKVRTALNIKRKNGDYVGAVPVYGYKKADDNKNQLVIDEYAAQVVKDIFKMRTDGYSAERIANELNRLAVLSPREYKKDNNISLPTGGYCDKENSKWSATTVIRILKDEIYTGKLIQGKCGKPNYKVKEYVKRNADEMFVTENAHEAIIGRQDFELVQKIMRIDTRTSPKKNELHLFSGILICGCCGNRMTRKTVTHNGEKYFYYYCPTGKKNGCTGGNMIKETDLVNCVTDSIKGHIRNVASLNALIGGINNNAINKDMCNKISVQIGEVQKQLDKTSEYKSTLYENYISGILNKEDYKTLNNSYSKDKKRLEDALKQLETELDECRNNTSKKLQWIERFKAFENIDKIDRNIVIRLIECIHIYDKTHIQIAFNFKDEYAQTLAALSEYREVV, from the coding sequence ATGTATAACGCTACAAAATATCTTCGCTTATCCTACACAAGCGACAGAGCAAACGAAAGCGACAGCATAGCAAACCAAAGAAAATACATTGACGAATTTGTCAAAAGAAACCCCGACATCAAAATCGTTAATGAACAGGTAGACGATGGTTATTCGGGAATCGTTTTTGATCGGCCCGCATTTAAGGCAATGCTTGAGGACATCAAAAGCGGAAAAATCAACTGTATAATCGTAAAGGACTTATCAAGGCTCGGCAGAGAGTACAACGAAACCTTTACATATCTCCGCAGAGTTTTCCCTGCTCTCGGTGTTCGATTTATCGCCATAAACGATAATATAGACACCGCAAAGGAAGCCGTTACGGGAGATATTTCCGTATCGTTTAAGGGTGTAATGAATGATGAATACTGCCGTGATATTTCCGTAAAGGTACGCACGGCACTCAATATCAAAAGGAAAAACGGCGATTATGTCGGAGCCGTTCCCGTTTACGGTTACAAAAAAGCTGATGATAATAAAAATCAGCTTGTAATTGATGAATATGCCGCACAGGTGGTAAAGGATATATTCAAAATGCGGACAGACGGTTACAGTGCGGAGAGAATCGCAAATGAGCTGAACCGACTTGCGGTTCTATCGCCGAGGGAATATAAAAAGGACAACAACATCTCACTCCCCACAGGCGGCTACTGCGATAAGGAAAATTCAAAATGGTCGGCAACAACCGTAATTCGTATTCTCAAAGACGAAATCTATACGGGCAAGCTGATACAAGGCAAATGCGGCAAGCCGAATTACAAGGTTAAGGAGTATGTAAAACGCAACGCCGATGAGATGTTTGTAACCGAAAACGCACACGAAGCGATAATCGGCAGACAAGATTTTGAGCTTGTGCAGAAAATTATGCGTATCGACACAAGAACATCACCGAAAAAGAATGAACTGCATTTGTTTTCGGGAATTTTAATCTGCGGCTGCTGCGGAAATCGTATGACACGCAAAACCGTTACACATAACGGCGAAAAATACTTCTACTATTATTGCCCCACCGGAAAGAAAAACGGCTGCACAGGCGGTAATATGATAAAAGAAACCGACCTTGTAAACTGTGTTACGGACAGCATTAAGGGACACATAAGAAATGTTGCTTCGCTGAACGCTTTAATAGGCGGCATCAACAACAATGCAATAAACAAGGATATGTGCAATAAAATATCGGTGCAAATCGGCGAGGTACAAAAACAGCTTGACAAAACAAGTGAATACAAATCAACCCTTTATGAAAACTACATTTCCGGTATTCTGAATAAAGAGGATTACAAAACGCTTAACAACTCCTACTCCAAAGACAAGAAACGGTTGGAGGACGCATTAAAACAGCTTGAAACCGAGCTTGACGAGTGCAGAAACAACACCTCGAAAAAGCTGCAATGGATAGAACGCTTCAAAGCCTTTGAAAATATTGATAAAATTGACCGCAACATCGTTATCCGCCTTATAGAGTGCATCCATATTTATGATAAAACGCACATACAGATAGCATTTAATTTCAAAGACGAATACGCACAGACATTAGCTGCATTAAGCGAGTATCGGGAGGTGGTTTGA
- a CDS encoding recombinase family protein, translated as MDRYIIAIYLRLSVEDKRVESMSIESQRLLLRKYAEALGDNVEIIEYVDNGYSGTNLERPAVQQLLNDVKAYKVNCILVKDFSRFGRNSIEVGYFTQQIFPLFGVRFISVSDNYDSNEHRGDTGGIAVAVKYLVNEYYSRDLSVKTKSAKYTKMRRGEYKSGNYTYGYKAGDNGEQIIDEKAAETVKMIFELTADGKSAAYISKLLFDKNIPTPAQYKGIKGNYGSRFPNCKYWSISTINRIIVNEQYMGMFVMLKQKVQDVGSTKMVKRDESEWIKIPHHHDAIVSDELFEKANAVRRTFKQPNKKQRSYPLRGKVECGCCKHAMDYVPKKIPIYRCSYTRNDETEPCYKSEITEGALNQAIFDIISKQAESILNIDDVSKVDTAQIKTEQLADIEKQITACQKKKQLLYEQLLTEEITLDEYKCLKQEYDTKTENYRIQYDKFRKSEERSQLETENRAKIIRTAKAVKKETALTQALADMLIEKVCVYPDNRLEIEWKIKDFCTENAAEIG; from the coding sequence ATGGATAGATACATTATAGCCATATATCTGCGTTTGTCTGTTGAAGATAAGCGTGTTGAGAGTATGAGCATTGAATCCCAAAGGCTTTTGCTCCGTAAATATGCGGAAGCTCTCGGTGATAATGTTGAAATTATCGAATATGTTGACAACGGCTATTCCGGCACTAATCTTGAACGCCCCGCCGTTCAGCAGCTTTTGAATGATGTTAAAGCTTATAAGGTGAACTGCATTTTGGTAAAGGACTTCTCTCGTTTCGGTAGGAACAGTATAGAGGTTGGGTATTTTACACAACAAATATTTCCTCTGTTCGGTGTGCGGTTTATATCGGTCAGCGACAATTATGACAGCAACGAACACAGGGGCGATACGGGCGGCATTGCCGTTGCGGTGAAATATCTCGTAAACGAGTATTACAGCCGTGATTTATCTGTTAAAACAAAGAGTGCCAAATATACAAAAATGCGGCGTGGCGAATATAAATCGGGAAATTATACATACGGCTATAAAGCCGGAGATAACGGCGAGCAGATTATAGATGAGAAAGCCGCCGAAACGGTTAAAATGATATTCGAGCTTACCGCCGATGGCAAGTCTGCCGCATATATATCAAAGCTGTTGTTTGATAAAAATATTCCTACTCCTGCACAGTACAAGGGCATTAAAGGAAACTACGGCTCTCGTTTCCCGAACTGCAAATATTGGAGCATTTCCACCATCAACCGAATTATTGTCAATGAACAGTATATGGGTATGTTTGTGATGCTCAAACAAAAGGTACAGGATGTGGGCAGCACAAAAATGGTCAAGCGTGATGAAAGCGAGTGGATAAAGATACCGCACCACCACGATGCGATTGTTTCGGATGAACTGTTTGAAAAAGCAAATGCGGTACGACGAACATTTAAGCAGCCGAATAAAAAACAGCGAAGCTATCCGCTTCGTGGAAAGGTTGAGTGCGGCTGCTGCAAGCACGCAATGGATTATGTGCCGAAAAAAATACCGATATATCGGTGCAGCTACACAAGGAACGACGAAACGGAGCCTTGCTATAAATCGGAGATTACGGAAGGTGCATTAAACCAAGCAATTTTTGATATAATCTCCAAACAAGCCGAAAGCATATTGAATATTGATGATGTTTCAAAGGTTGATACCGCACAGATAAAAACAGAGCAGCTTGCGGATATTGAAAAGCAGATAACGGCTTGCCAAAAGAAAAAACAACTCTTGTATGAGCAGCTTTTAACAGAGGAAATTACACTTGATGAGTATAAATGCTTAAAACAGGAATATGACACAAAAACCGAGAATTACCGTATTCAATACGATAAATTCCGCAAATCGGAGGAACGCTCACAGCTTGAAACTGAAAACAGGGCAAAAATTATCCGCACGGCAAAAGCGGTAAAAAAAGAAACCGCCTTAACACAGGCACTTGCCGATATGCTTATCGAAAAGGTTTGCGTATATCCCGATAACAGACTTGAAATCGAGTGGAAAATTAAGGACTTTTGCACCGAAAATGCGGCTGAAATAGGCTGA